From a region of the Pseudomonas fulva 12-X genome:
- a CDS encoding GntP family permease: MSVIIALAALALLMLAAYRGYSVILFAPIAALGAVLLTDPSAVAPAFTGVFMEKMVGFIKLYFPVFLLGAVFGKLIELSGFSRSIVAAAIRLLGTGQAMLVIVLVCALLTYGGVSLFVVVFAVYPFAAEMFRQSNIPKRLIPATIALGAFSFTMDALPGTPQIQNIIPTTFFNTTAWAAPWLGLIGSLFVLGVGMLYLRRQLNKALRAGEGYGTELRNEPETPDDIKLPSPWLAIAPLILVGVANLLFTHWIPEFYGKTHSLQLAGMAAPLQTDVSKLTAIWAVQAALLLGILMVLVSAFGVIREKLAEGTKSAVGGSLLAAMNTASEYGFGAVIASLPGFLVLADALKGIPNPLVNEAVTVTLLAGITGSASGGMSIALAAMSDTFITAANAANIPLEVMHRVASMASGGMDTLPHNGAVITLLAVTGLTHREAYKDIFGITIIKTLAVFFVIGVFYTTGIV, translated from the coding sequence ATGAGTGTCATCATCGCCCTCGCTGCACTGGCTTTACTGATGCTGGCTGCCTACCGCGGCTACAGCGTCATCCTCTTCGCCCCCATCGCCGCGCTCGGCGCGGTACTGCTCACCGATCCCAGCGCCGTGGCGCCCGCGTTCACCGGGGTGTTCATGGAGAAGATGGTCGGGTTCATCAAGCTCTACTTCCCGGTATTCCTGCTCGGCGCCGTGTTCGGCAAGCTGATCGAGCTGTCCGGCTTCTCGCGCTCGATCGTCGCCGCCGCCATTCGCCTGCTGGGCACCGGCCAGGCGATGCTGGTGATCGTGCTGGTGTGCGCCCTGCTCACCTACGGCGGCGTTTCGCTCTTCGTCGTGGTGTTCGCGGTCTACCCGTTCGCCGCCGAAATGTTCCGCCAGAGCAATATTCCCAAGCGGCTGATTCCGGCGACCATCGCCCTCGGCGCGTTCAGCTTCACCATGGACGCCCTGCCCGGCACCCCGCAGATCCAGAACATCATCCCCACCACCTTCTTCAACACCACCGCCTGGGCCGCACCCTGGCTGGGCCTGATCGGCAGTCTGTTCGTGCTCGGCGTCGGCATGCTCTACCTGCGCCGTCAGTTGAACAAGGCGCTGCGCGCCGGCGAAGGCTACGGCACCGAGCTGCGCAACGAGCCGGAAACCCCGGACGACATCAAGCTGCCCAGCCCATGGTTGGCCATCGCGCCGCTGATTCTGGTGGGCGTGGCCAACCTGCTGTTCACCCACTGGATTCCCGAGTTCTACGGCAAGACCCACAGCCTGCAACTGGCCGGCATGGCCGCGCCGCTGCAGACCGACGTCAGCAAGCTCACCGCCATCTGGGCCGTGCAGGCCGCGTTGCTGCTGGGCATCCTGATGGTGTTGGTCAGCGCCTTCGGAGTGATCCGCGAAAAGCTCGCCGAAGGCACCAAGAGTGCTGTCGGCGGCTCGCTACTGGCGGCGATGAACACCGCGTCGGAATACGGCTTTGGCGCGGTGATCGCCTCGCTACCGGGCTTTCTGGTGCTCGCCGACGCCCTCAAGGGCATCCCCAATCCGCTGGTCAACGAGGCGGTGACCGTCACCCTGCTGGCCGGCATCACCGGCTCGGCCTCGGGCGGCATGAGCATCGCCCTGGCGGCCATGTCCGACACTTTCATCACGGCGGCCAACGCCGCCAACATTCCGCTGGAAGTCATGCACCGCGTCGCCTCCATGGCCAGCGGCGGCATGGACACCCTGCCCCACAACGGCGCGGTGATCACCCTGCTGGCGGTCACCGGGCTGACCCACCGCGAAGCCTACAAGGACATTTTCGGCATCACGATCATCAAGACTCTGGCGGTGTTTTTCGTGATCGGCGTGTTCTACACCACCGGCATCGTTTAG
- the alaC gene encoding alanine transaminase has product MADQASRRFARIDRLPPYVFNITAELKMAARRRGEDIIDLSMGNPDGATPPHIVEKLVQVAQREDTHGYSTSRGIPRLRRAISHWYKDRYEVDIDPESEAIVTIGSKEGLAHLMLATLDHGDTVLVPNPSYPIHIYGAVIAGAQVRSVPLVPGVDFFIELERAIRESIPKPKMMILGFPSNPTAQCVELDFFERVVALAKQYNVLVIHDLAYADIVYDGWKAPSIMQVPGAKDIAVEFFTLSKSYNMAGWRIGFMVGNPELVGALARIKSYHDYGTFTPLQVAAIAALEGDQQCVRDIAEQYRQRRNVLVKGLHELGWMVENPKASMYVWAKIPDAYAHLGSLEFAKKLLAEAKVCVSPGIGFGDYGDDHVRFALIENQDRIRQAVRGIKAMFRADGLIDAPAAKTSRKASEAG; this is encoded by the coding sequence ATGGCTGACCAGGCTTCGCGCCGCTTTGCGCGCATCGATCGTCTCCCCCCTTACGTTTTCAACATCACCGCTGAACTGAAGATGGCCGCCCGCCGCCGTGGCGAGGACATCATCGACCTGAGCATGGGCAACCCCGACGGCGCCACACCGCCGCATATCGTGGAGAAGCTGGTGCAGGTCGCCCAGCGAGAAGACACCCATGGTTACTCCACTTCCCGCGGTATTCCGCGCCTGCGCCGGGCCATTTCGCACTGGTACAAGGATCGCTACGAGGTCGACATCGACCCGGAAAGCGAAGCCATCGTCACCATCGGCTCCAAGGAAGGCCTGGCGCACCTGATGCTGGCCACCCTGGATCACGGCGACACGGTGCTGGTGCCCAACCCCAGCTACCCGATCCACATCTACGGCGCAGTGATCGCCGGCGCCCAGGTGCGTTCGGTGCCGCTGGTGCCGGGCGTGGATTTCTTCATCGAGCTGGAACGGGCGATCCGCGAGAGCATCCCCAAGCCGAAGATGATGATCCTCGGCTTTCCATCCAACCCGACCGCGCAGTGCGTGGAACTGGACTTCTTCGAGCGCGTGGTGGCCTTGGCCAAGCAGTACAACGTGCTGGTGATCCACGACCTGGCCTACGCCGACATCGTCTACGACGGCTGGAAAGCCCCGTCGATCATGCAGGTGCCGGGCGCCAAGGACATCGCCGTGGAGTTTTTCACCCTGTCCAAGAGCTACAACATGGCCGGCTGGCGGATCGGCTTCATGGTCGGCAACCCGGAGCTGGTCGGCGCCCTGGCGCGGATCAAGAGCTACCACGATTACGGCACCTTCACCCCGCTGCAGGTCGCGGCCATCGCCGCCCTGGAAGGCGACCAGCAATGCGTGCGCGACATCGCCGAGCAATACCGTCAGCGCCGCAACGTGCTGGTCAAGGGTCTGCACGAGCTGGGCTGGATGGTCGAGAATCCCAAGGCGTCAATGTACGTGTGGGCGAAGATTCCCGACGCTTACGCCCATCTCGGCTCTCTGGAATTCGCCAAGAAGCTGCTGGCCGAGGCCAAGGTCTGCGTGTCGCCGGGCATCGGCTTCGGCGACTATGGTGACGATCACGTGCGCTTCGCGCTGATCGAGAACCAGGATCGCATCCGCCAGGCGGTGCGCGGCATCAAGGCGATGTTCCGCGCCGATGGGCTGATCGACGCGCCTGCCGCGAAAACATCGCGCAAGGCCAGCGAAGCAGGCTGA
- a CDS encoding sigma-54 interaction domain-containing protein, whose protein sequence is MQDLGNYPHIRQSAIRSLFEIFEQSSEGTIIVDRDAHIVWMNERYAQRFGLQSASEAIGRPCESVIPGSLLRDVVNSGRPILLDMMDTPREPLVVMRLPIHDDAGQVIGAIGFALFDELQSLSPLLARYQRMQQELASTRSQLKSRQAKYSFAQFIGTSARSLEVKRLARRSATSDSAVLLLGETGTGKELLAHAIHNASPRASKPFVSLNTAAIPETLLEAEFFGTAPGAFTGADRKGRAGKLQIAHGGTLFLDEIGDMPLPLQSKLLRVLQEKEFEPVGSNEVLRSDVRLIAATSIDLEAAVRKGTFRADLYYRLNVLTLAVPPLRERLEDLPALCEAIFDALQGRHELHPEAMALLGRHAWPGNVRELHNVLERACLLSDDSVLDYKAVATAIGTLHPLPETQDIVAQTDEVEDFHQARANFERELIRKALAATAGDVPHAAQRLGLGRSTLYRKMLELGLSS, encoded by the coding sequence ATGCAGGACCTCGGCAACTACCCCCACATTCGCCAGTCGGCCATCCGTTCGCTGTTCGAGATCTTCGAGCAATCCAGCGAAGGTACCATCATCGTCGACCGCGACGCCCATATCGTCTGGATGAACGAACGCTACGCCCAGCGCTTCGGCCTGCAAAGCGCCAGCGAAGCCATCGGCCGCCCGTGCGAAAGCGTGATCCCCGGCAGCCTGTTGCGCGATGTGGTGAACAGTGGGCGGCCGATCCTGCTGGACATGATGGACACGCCCCGCGAACCGCTGGTGGTCATGCGCCTGCCCATCCATGACGACGCCGGCCAGGTGATCGGCGCCATCGGCTTCGCCCTGTTCGACGAACTGCAATCGCTGTCACCCCTGCTGGCCCGCTATCAACGCATGCAGCAGGAACTGGCCTCGACCCGTTCGCAGCTCAAGTCGCGCCAGGCCAAATACAGCTTCGCCCAGTTCATCGGTACCAGCGCCCGCAGCCTGGAGGTCAAGCGCCTGGCACGGCGCAGCGCGACCAGCGACTCGGCGGTATTGCTGCTCGGCGAGACGGGTACCGGCAAGGAGCTGCTGGCCCACGCCATTCACAATGCCTCGCCGCGGGCCAGCAAGCCCTTCGTCAGCCTGAACACGGCGGCGATCCCGGAAACCCTGCTGGAAGCCGAGTTCTTCGGCACCGCGCCGGGCGCCTTCACCGGTGCCGACCGCAAGGGCCGCGCCGGCAAGCTGCAGATCGCCCATGGCGGCACGCTGTTTCTCGACGAGATCGGCGACATGCCGCTGCCCTTGCAGAGCAAACTCTTGCGGGTGCTGCAGGAAAAGGAGTTCGAGCCGGTAGGCTCCAACGAGGTGCTGCGCAGCGACGTTCGGCTGATTGCCGCCACCTCCATCGACCTGGAAGCGGCGGTGCGCAAGGGCACCTTTCGCGCCGACCTGTATTACCGGCTCAACGTGCTGACCCTCGCCGTTCCGCCGTTGCGCGAGCGCCTGGAGGATTTGCCGGCGCTGTGCGAGGCGATCTTCGATGCGCTGCAGGGCCGCCACGAACTTCACCCCGAAGCCATGGCCCTGCTCGGTCGCCACGCCTGGCCGGGCAACGTGCGTGAGCTGCACAACGTGCTGGAACGGGCCTGCCTGCTCAGCGACGACAGCGTGCTCGACTATAAGGCGGTCGCCACCGCGATCGGCACTTTGCATCCTTTGCCCGAGACGCAGGACATCGTTGCGCAAACCGATGAAGTCGAAGATTTCCATCAGGCCCGCGCCAACTTCGAGCGCGAGCTGATCCGCAAGGCGCTGGCCGCCACCGCGGGCGATGTGCCGCACGCCGCGCAGCGCCTGGGCTTGGGGCGCTCAACCCTGTACCGAAAGATGCTCGAGCTGGGCCTTTCATCCTGA